The following nucleotide sequence is from Ornithodoros turicata isolate Travis chromosome 2, ASM3712646v1, whole genome shotgun sequence.
TGCAGTCTTATCCCTGTTCTTGTTCTTCCTTGGAGTATTACAAGAAGTCGATGGTATAGGCATTATATCTTCCGGTCGCACGGACGCATGTCACCTCTCAGGTTCTCGCTCTTCCGGTGTTTCCTCAGTCTGCACAGCTGGCGACGAGCGACTTCCAGCTGGTGTGTCCGTCCTGTCTTCGCTTCTTTCAGTGACAGCAGGCGGTGGTTCGTATGCTTCATCAGGGAAAATGTGACTGTCCATGGGGCGAATCCCAGTAGCCTAAACCCTGATATGGCATTGGAACATGTTGCAGCACTCCCATAAGCTTTACCAaaaatacactcttaactcggtaccctttagtaaagggtaaaaaatcgcaatattttaccctctatttcagaatctaccaggtaccctctgagcagtaccttttataaaagttacaaggaaacccactaattagaggttacggccttcaatccagcacctgcccgtaaaggttacgccaacgtgcggctttttatacaggatgtttatttttattcgcaacagattagcgctcatttggcaggtgggttatgtgaatttttgctaattaatcgatccgtagttacaaacacatgcgtaaGGAAATGTCgaaaatgtttgtaactacggatgggttaatttgcgaaaattaacataaccaaacctgtcaaatgagcgctggtgtgatgcgaataaaaacaaacaccctgtgcgtgggatatggacagacatttacagaacacaccaaggtaccaaaatgaaccagcagaaaaggagatcttgagcatatgtatattacaaaaacagaagtctgtcgagaggtcacacattgtgcacaagtgcgattctgatgtgaggagaaaccatggtcgctttaccatgtatgtggaaaaaagaactatcttctaagtgagaagcaatgcataaaagtgcgaggaagccagcgagtcaaaacaactgacctatgtttgctaagctgaacagacccaacaaaatgaagaattgcagcagaaaaaaaattattccacattcgtgttgcagaggcgagcgcaaatggcaatacagtattacataaaacgcacacaaccttgaggaatatgagtgtacagtaacgcaggagacactccattactgcgttatcagcgttggaggcgctctgggacaagtttgtgaggtactgcattgcgctggtgacggtatatgaacctgcatgtggaatcctgggaacaaaagtttgggcaatgagagtaacatttacggaaccattcaaatctgtacaaagcacaaggtacaaagcagcataaatgcgggaaggcgttcactccgcgattgagtcttagaatatcgtaagaatacaacaagtaggaagctgcgaagtatatatctcgatgcatatatccacagctcgcaaaatgcacgccggtgtattgacttggcgaccaaggaagagcagaaaagtagcaagcgtaagtggcgttcatatgcaggaccgcaaaacgcttgccataatcacaacaaacatgcgctaagagctcttgctatcaaaataacgcacgtatctagcacaaaatgtacacttacccagtgtatgaagtgtgtgaattagggctgcggtggtgacgttcgttttcggttatatattctttgcaatcttcgcactcactacactttcccctgagaacaccgaaaatatcattgtttgctagcgacatctagcttttccgttgttcctgacgatactatgataaacgcgaggaaaaccactgattaaaacagattacacttgttaacggacggacgacgagcgttaagcgtttcaaggaaaccgctctcagtgcggatagacctagaccaggctcggctacgcagtgaaatcggaaatcttggtggttgcggcattgacaatggttttccaccctttagaaagaaacatactatcagtattccagactgcgaacttataatctgtgttcatagagcattgataacatgtagtcgacgtatagatgacgctgaaagagataaaaaataacagcgtagattcgcaactgtcgtctcgaatgggaggctgaaacgcggcattatgctgaaaaacagaaggaaaacaaacgataagaagctaacaaagaaattatctttggagatttcgcttagaagttgcagtgtcggagtagagggtacatttataagttacaacaagctgtttttgtttttcccgagatgtaacttctattcgtgttgtaaagacatgactttggtcgcttttaacctctaaatatacgttacagtggtgtaacctataagaaatctcgaaatctacgtctatatagaagttacatgtttctaaaagttacaataaaaggtacgggtttaagagtgtgcttCCAACCTGCCATATGGTTATTATACGGCCGGGGTTTGCTCGCAACCATGTTTCGCAGTCCTCTGTAGTAAGTGTTAAGAGGTTCCGTGAAGGCCACATCAAGCGGCTGGAGCTTGTGTGACGTATGCGGAGGAATGACTAGCAAGTGCATATTGTTCGCATGGCCATTTCAACCAACTTGATGTTATTTTGTATGTGTAGCATGTCCATCCATTATAAGCAGCACTGGGTCTTCCTGTGAGGGCTTCGAGTGCTTCAAAAAGAGCCGAAACTATGCGTCACAAAAAAGTCCGCTTCCATCCACCCAGTCTCATGAAATGCAGCATCAGTCTCCGGTAAAGTGCCATTCAGGAACTCTTCATTGACGCGCTTGCGTGAAAAAATTAGCAAGGGAGGGATGTAATGAGCAGTAGCACTGCAGCACACAACAGTAGTCACAAGTGTCCCTCTTTCTGGAGAAGAAATGCGACCAACCTGCCTTTTTCCCTTCAAGCTTTGAAACTTGAAAACTTGAAACTTGACCTTTGAAACTTTCGTAGGCACATTCCAGTCGCGTCGACGTTGAAAATTCGACTAGGAGCGAAGTAGTACTTGTCTACCAGGTCTTCTAGCAAGGTGAAAAATGCGCTGACGTTCACTTCGTTGAATGCAGAAGCCCTGGCCATCGATGTCGGTTCCGGAGACAACTCTGGATGGCGCTTCATAAATCGGACGACCCAATCTTTCCCCGCAAGACCAGTGGCTTTGTTGAATGTATTCGTCACATTGTTCTGCTCAGCATATTGAATGAAATGCTAAGGCCCTGACGTCGCGCATTGTAAGGCCGTACATGCACCTGTCCATATTCTCAACATGACCCAGAAGATCTTCTTGCGCAGCCGTAAATTTGTCTGGAATCGCCGAAGTCTCTTGCATGCTACAGTAAAAGCATCAAGTTACAGCAACTTAATTATTTTAATTAGTTACTTCACAGCTCTGGTCTGCAGGCATTATGTACTTTCTTGCTCCAATAATATTTGGAAgacgttcaccgtcggcaacgtaGCAGTGTGCATCAAAACAAAGTACACCTTTTATACCTGTTTAGTGCCCAGTTAATTGGGAGAAAAAATTCTGACGTACGACTTTATCAACACGTAATACCGTTGTCAGCAAAATGTTATGGGTTGTTAAGAACGGAAGAACTGTCTGTCTGGACAGGAAATGCATGGTATTGAATACCTTAAGGTTGAAGCCGTCTTTCAGGAAGAATGTCTTCCATATCCTGATGTGCATTAAATGCTATCAATGGCTCGCTTTGTATCGTGGCCCATGATCCGTTTTATCTTTTTATTCCAGGACGGTACCTATATTGTCCTCGCCTTCCAGATGAGAATGGAGGCGAAGGATGCACCTTGTTCAAGTGTATCAACGCTGAATATCTGGATCCAACGGACTGTTGCCCGAACTGCTTTTTGTACGGTACGTTTATAAGTGATATCAATACACGGAGCCCACTGTGCGTCTCGTAGATATCTAAAAACGGTGGTCTCGACGTCGACACGTTTCAGAGAACACATGTGCGTACGCGTGTGTCAAGTAATTAATCTTCATAAACTGTCCATGGAGCATGCTGTGTCTTACGAGAAGAGGGGGAGGGGAGAAGGAAGAGCGAACATAACAGATGTGGCGGGCGGGAGAGAGCAGTTTTATAATAAACTAAGGACTAGCAGACGTAAAGTGCGGCTTTGGCAGCCGTTGCTTTGGAATGTACCGTACATTGCAGAGGCTGAATAAACAAGTCAGATAAGCACAATATTTTTAGGACTTACCATCGCTCAAGCAATGATCTCGAGGACGGGCGTTCACAAAAAGTCAGCGAAGAATTAGTACATTGACGACAGCGCAATTTCCCCGTGATGTAATCGTAGCACGCTGCGCCATCAATCAGACAAATGTGGGTTCCATTCCTGACACCAGCACGCGCTGGCTTTTCGTCATCTGCAGTGCTTGAGTTTTAGAATGTACATTATTCAGTGAATGAAGTGCACACAACAAGGTGACTGCTTCGGGTGCCTTCAGATATACTGAGTTCCCGAGTTGCAGTGATCACGTGCTTCTTCATCTGTCGTACGTAGCAATTAATATAAGATACCATGGGATCTTGACATGACCAGGGAAATATGTACGGGGTAGACAACTAGATAGCTCGATACAAGCTAGTTGAACAACACCAGTTACACCCCAGTACACATCAAAGGtgggggggatatatgtttattacgaaaccAAAAGGAGTCAGTATAACCTACACAATATTAGTGTCAGCAAGCATCGAAATAGAGACATCGTACCACACCGTTTCCAATAAAACAGGTGTTGCCTTGTTTGCTTCACTGTTTTGGTCTGAATTAGTGCTCCTATACATCTTCCAGTATCCAGTCGGTGTTGGTGACCATGCACGAAGCAGCATGGGTTGTTTTCTTGCCAAATACTAATGTCTACAATTCATATTTAGCGCTCTTCTTATTTTCTGCAAATCTCCTACTCTAATACAAGCTTCCGCACTCTTTCATGCATCCAGAACAAGGCAGTTGCTACGGGAATGACCTGGGAAATCAGTGCACCACAGAATGCTGCATCATCCCTTCTTGTCCAGAGGGAACGTTGGAAGTTCGTCCGGGCGAATGCTGTCCCAAGTGTAGCAAGCACCCGACCAATGTCCGTAGTGCAAACTGCTCCCTTGTCCTTTGCAAGGAACCCGAATGCCCTAAGGAAGAACAGTACCAGTCCGAAAAACAATGCTGCATCCAATGCAAACGGGCCAAGAGGCTCAACATCGACCATCACATAGACTGTGCTATGATTCGTTGTCAAGAACCTTGGTGTAGCCCTGAAAAACGGTATATACCTGACGGCGAGTGCTGTCCTTCATGCAGGTTTACATAACCACACCGTACCTACGCCTCCCGGTCATAGAACAAGACCTATAATACATTTATCCCTGTGTAAGAAGATGGCTCCTCGCCGTGACACCTTCATTTGTATTAAATATTTTCAGTTTCTGACCCTAGATTGCTATAGTGCCCCCAACGGTGACGTTCTTGATGGCGCTGGGGTAGGTGTTGGCGATACCGCTTTGTTAAAGGCACTGTAAAGAAGCAGGCATACAGTTACTGCTGGCTCATTTGACAACCTGCCTGCTCAGTATacaaacgccacaaatttcCATGAAGAACagcgagagacacggacacagaagacgacacacgtcggttctcagacacagcaataaatttaTTAGTT
It contains:
- the LOC135383088 gene encoding uncharacterized protein DDB_G0274171-like: MAYVGLTCMLVGVIVVLVRSTAVLMYQRKCSEEVCNQTDLCRKSDVPAICWNVQDTSKGTSCQCCKNCYSGRYLYCPRLPDENGGEGCTLFKCINAEYLDPTDCCPNCFLYEQGSCYGNDLGNQCTTECCIIPSCPEGTLEVRPGECCPKCSKHPTNVRSANCSLVLCKEPECPKEEQYQSEKQCCIQCKRAKRLNIDHHIDCAMIRCQEPWCSPEKRYIPDGECCPSCRFT